In Pseudomonas mohnii, the following are encoded in one genomic region:
- a CDS encoding DUF2790 domain-containing protein: protein MKFMSIITFAGALTLSSLVLAEGGGDKAFEKMMVANAKAMEQYAISQGKSAPVSKEYEYGMKVDVVKVISVVRPAKVCAVVPAAMTYEDSKGQLNTIRYTVAGECRKRGG from the coding sequence ATGAAGTTCATGAGTATTATTACTTTCGCTGGAGCTCTGACGTTATCCTCTCTCGTACTGGCGGAAGGGGGAGGAGACAAAGCCTTTGAAAAGATGATGGTGGCGAATGCTAAAGCCATGGAGCAGTATGCAATTAGCCAGGGGAAAAGCGCCCCTGTGTCGAAAGAATACGAGTACGGGATGAAGGTGGATGTTGTGAAGGTTATCAGTGTGGTGCGGCCTGCAAAAGTCTGCGCAGTGGTGCCCGCCGCAATGACCTATGAAGATTCAAAAGGACAGCTAAATACAATTAGGTACACTGTGGCTGGAGAGTGTCGTAAACGAGGCGGCTAG
- a CDS encoding OprD family porin: MDNNTKFSMAALALVVSSGPSIVFAEEKTGGFIEDSSLTVLNRNFYFNRDHRNGQSSPTGNGYSEAWSHAIISKFESGFTQGTVGVGVDAFAMIGLKLDTGDGRNGGRSSFDVLPVNGDGEARDEYTKVGGAAKVRAFDTVVKVGDVFPANPVVASGDSRLLPESFRGVTATNTSIEGLTVQGGRLHAMSQPVSSNMRDNFATFYAGPVNSPWVGYFGGDYNVNKNIIVSLYSSRLKDAWNQYYAGTGLNYSFSDELSVFGGVNYYKAVDEGKKLLGEFDNNIWSAKVGVKYGAHSLALSHQRNNGNDDFDYLRQSDSIFLDNSIQYSDFNSPKERSWMVRYDLDMSSYGVPGLSFMTRYGRGTDADYSNANATYMRRDADGNPLTDQKRWERDIEVKYVVQTGSLKDMSFRLRQMNTRATAFESDLDEVRVIVEYPLAIL; this comes from the coding sequence ATGGATAACAATACGAAATTTTCGATGGCCGCTTTGGCGTTGGTTGTCAGTTCTGGGCCTTCTATAGTGTTTGCGGAGGAAAAGACTGGGGGGTTTATCGAAGACAGCAGCCTTACCGTGCTCAATCGAAATTTCTACTTCAATCGTGATCATCGTAACGGTCAATCAAGCCCCACGGGCAATGGCTACTCCGAAGCTTGGTCGCATGCGATTATCAGTAAGTTCGAATCCGGGTTTACCCAAGGCACTGTAGGCGTGGGCGTCGACGCTTTCGCGATGATCGGTTTGAAGCTTGATACGGGTGACGGTCGTAACGGCGGTCGTAGTTCATTCGATGTGCTACCTGTCAATGGCGACGGCGAAGCTCGAGATGAATACACGAAAGTCGGTGGCGCGGCAAAAGTTCGCGCTTTTGACACTGTGGTGAAAGTAGGTGATGTATTTCCCGCCAACCCTGTCGTGGCTTCTGGCGACTCAAGGCTTTTACCGGAAAGTTTCCGTGGTGTGACCGCTACCAATACCAGCATCGAAGGGCTGACAGTTCAGGGTGGTCGCCTGCATGCTATGAGTCAACCAGTCTCCAGCAATATGCGCGACAACTTCGCAACCTTCTATGCAGGCCCAGTTAACTCACCTTGGGTCGGCTATTTTGGTGGCGACTACAATGTGAATAAGAATATTATCGTTAGTCTTTACTCCAGTCGTCTCAAAGACGCCTGGAATCAATACTATGCTGGCACCGGGTTGAACTACTCCTTCTCTGATGAGCTTTCCGTATTCGGCGGTGTGAATTACTACAAGGCCGTTGACGAAGGGAAAAAACTGCTGGGCGAGTTCGACAACAATATTTGGAGCGCTAAGGTTGGCGTGAAGTATGGCGCACACTCACTTGCACTTTCTCACCAGCGAAATAATGGTAACGACGACTTCGACTATCTGCGTCAGTCGGATTCCATCTTTCTCGACAACTCAATCCAGTACAGCGACTTCAACTCGCCAAAAGAACGTTCATGGATGGTGCGTTACGACCTCGACATGAGCTCGTATGGTGTACCTGGCTTGTCGTTTATGACACGTTATGGTCGTGGCACCGACGCCGACTACTCCAACGCCAACGCCACATACATGCGGCGCGATGCGGATGGAAACCCGTTGACCGATCAGAAACGTTGGGAGCGCGACATCGAAGTAAAATACGTCGTTCAGACAGGCTCCTTGAAAGATATGTCCTTCCGCTTGCGACAAATGAACACCCGTGCAACCGCGTTTGAGTCTGATTTGGATGAAGTCCGTGTGATCGTTGAGTACCCACTAGCGATTCTGTAA
- the tnpC gene encoding IS66 family transposase: MTFMPDDLPDDPVLLKQMLLEAFSRQEEVAQSYQTHIVDLKEQIKLLRDRLFGRKSEQTVEPNTPQLALFNEPESEPIPLIVDTEEEVVAPTTRRGKRKPLSADLPRIEVIHELPEHELTCACGCLKHVISEETSEQLDIVPMQIRVIKHIRKVYGCRGCETAPVTADKPAQLIEKSMASPSVLAMLLTTKYVDGLPLHRFETVLSRHGIDIPRQTLARWVIQCGEHLQPLLNLMRDRLLESPVIHCDETRVQVLKEPDRDPTSQSWMWVQASGPPDRKVMLFDYTSSRAQDVPLRLLENYRGYVMTDDYAGYNALALQPGVERLACMAHARRKFVDAQKVQPKGKTGRADIALTLINKLYGFERELKDVSNEQRFIVRQEKSLPILAQLKNWLDKTQSQVTPQSVLGKAVNYLASNWSRLERYVEAGFLPIDNNPAERAIKPFVIGRKAWLFSDTPKGATASAQIYSLVETAKANGQEPYTWLRHVLERLPHAQSIEDYEALMPWSCSPEMPR; the protein is encoded by the coding sequence ATGACTTTCATGCCCGACGATCTTCCAGACGATCCTGTTTTGCTCAAGCAAATGCTGCTTGAAGCATTCAGCCGTCAAGAGGAAGTGGCTCAGTCCTACCAGACCCACATCGTCGATCTGAAAGAACAGATCAAGTTGCTGCGCGACCGTCTGTTCGGACGTAAATCCGAACAGACGGTGGAGCCCAACACGCCGCAACTGGCTCTGTTCAACGAGCCAGAAAGCGAGCCGATACCTCTCATCGTCGATACCGAAGAAGAAGTCGTTGCACCGACCACCCGCCGTGGCAAACGCAAACCGTTGTCGGCTGACCTGCCGCGTATCGAAGTCATCCACGAACTGCCTGAACACGAACTGACCTGCGCCTGCGGTTGCCTCAAGCATGTGATTAGTGAAGAAACCAGCGAGCAGCTGGACATCGTGCCGATGCAGATCCGGGTGATCAAACACATCCGCAAAGTCTACGGTTGCCGTGGTTGTGAAACGGCTCCGGTCACTGCTGACAAGCCGGCTCAATTGATCGAAAAGAGCATGGCCAGCCCCAGCGTGTTGGCCATGTTGTTGACCACCAAGTACGTTGACGGCCTGCCGCTGCATCGTTTCGAGACGGTATTGAGCCGACACGGTATCGATATTCCGCGTCAGACCCTCGCCCGCTGGGTCATCCAATGCGGTGAGCATTTGCAACCGCTGCTGAATCTGATGCGTGATCGGTTGCTGGAAAGCCCGGTCATCCACTGTGATGAAACCCGCGTCCAGGTACTCAAAGAGCCTGATCGAGACCCCACCAGCCAATCCTGGATGTGGGTGCAGGCCAGCGGGCCGCCGGATCGCAAAGTGATGCTATTCGACTACACATCCAGCCGTGCGCAGGATGTGCCGCTGCGTCTGCTGGAAAATTATCGTGGCTACGTCATGACCGATGATTACGCCGGTTATAACGCGCTGGCGCTGCAACCGGGCGTGGAGCGTCTGGCGTGCATGGCCCATGCGCGACGCAAGTTCGTGGACGCTCAGAAAGTGCAGCCCAAGGGTAAGACCGGGCGTGCCGATATCGCGCTGACGCTGATCAACAAGCTGTATGGTTTCGAGCGTGAACTCAAGGACGTCAGCAATGAGCAGCGATTTATCGTCCGCCAGGAAAAGAGCCTGCCGATCCTGGCTCAGTTGAAAAACTGGCTGGATAAAACGCAGTCACAGGTGACGCCACAAAGCGTGCTGGGCAAGGCTGTTAATTATCTGGCCAGCAACTGGAGCCGACTGGAGCGTTATGTAGAAGCTGGTTTTTTACCGATCGACAACAACCCGGCGGAGCGTGCAATTAAACCGTTTGTGATCGGGCGCAAGGCCTGGCTGTTCAGCGACACGCCCAAGGGCGCCACCGCCAGTGCGCAGATATACAGCCTGGTCGAAACCGCCAAAGCCAACGGCCAGGAACCCTATACGTGGCTGCGCCACGTACTGGAGCGCTTGCCGCATGCGCAGTCGATTGAAGACTACGAAGCGCTAATGCCATGGAGCTGCTCGCCTGAAATGCCACGGTAA
- the tnpB gene encoding IS66 family insertion sequence element accessory protein TnpB (TnpB, as the term is used for proteins encoded by IS66 family insertion elements, is considered an accessory protein, since TnpC, encoded by a neighboring gene, is a DDE family transposase.) has product MMRPDAKVEKVYLYPKPVDFRKSIDGLAALVELDIKVAVFDPVLFVFLNRHRNRVKILYWERNGFCLWLKRLESERFKTSPDVTDEAIMLSVQELNWLLDGFDLWRNRPHQVLTPRFVA; this is encoded by the coding sequence ATGATGCGACCCGATGCCAAAGTCGAAAAGGTGTACCTCTACCCCAAGCCCGTGGACTTCCGAAAATCCATCGACGGCCTGGCCGCCCTGGTCGAGCTGGATATCAAAGTCGCCGTGTTCGATCCTGTCCTTTTTGTTTTTCTGAATCGCCACCGTAACCGAGTGAAAATCCTCTACTGGGAGCGCAACGGCTTCTGCCTTTGGCTCAAGCGTCTCGAGTCTGAACGGTTCAAAACATCGCCCGACGTTACCGACGAAGCCATTATGTTGAGCGTCCAGGAGTTGAACTGGCTGCTTGATGGTTTTGATCTCTGGCGTAACCGCCCTCATCAAGTTCTGACACCACGTTTCGTGGCCTGA
- a CDS encoding TolC family protein produces MNSKCYCTGWPLVAGLAASVLALPSFATALTLDEALRLAENNAPSLAAQDAKIQAASSAAIPAGELPDPKLLAGVQNYPIGGPDRWSIDQDFMTMQMVGVRQEMPNSDKRKARIEVADAAIDRAAAERGVERLKVRQSTALAWISSYSVERKDALFQDFYKENRLLTDTVRAQIAGGRAQPADAVTPKQEAAQLEEQQDDLVRQRVQARAALKRWIGSAANDKPVGSLPQWPVDPSSYAHKLQHHPELAAFAPMTREAQAKVREAVSEKQSDWSWELDYQRRGREFGDMVSVQFSWDLPLFPDSRQNPKIAAKQAELSQLEAEREALSREHTQQLENELADYERLNRAVRRNQESLLPLAKEKVELSMASYRAGKGDLNAVVAARRELIEARLKQIDVEEQRALTSARLYFAYGESSQ; encoded by the coding sequence ATGAACTCCAAGTGCTATTGCACAGGTTGGCCCCTCGTGGCCGGTCTGGCGGCAAGCGTACTGGCATTGCCGAGCTTCGCTACCGCATTGACACTCGATGAAGCGTTGCGGCTGGCTGAAAACAATGCGCCGTCGCTGGCTGCACAAGACGCCAAAATTCAAGCTGCCAGCAGTGCGGCTATTCCAGCGGGTGAATTACCCGATCCCAAGTTGCTGGCAGGTGTGCAGAACTACCCCATCGGCGGCCCGGATCGCTGGAGCATCGACCAGGACTTCATGACCATGCAAATGGTCGGGGTCAGGCAAGAGATGCCCAACAGCGACAAGCGCAAAGCACGCATTGAGGTCGCCGATGCGGCCATTGATCGAGCTGCGGCAGAGCGTGGAGTCGAGCGCCTAAAGGTACGCCAGTCCACGGCGTTGGCCTGGATCAGCAGCTACTCAGTTGAGCGCAAAGATGCGCTGTTTCAGGACTTCTACAAAGAGAACCGCCTGCTGACCGATACCGTCCGAGCCCAGATTGCCGGTGGCCGCGCTCAACCCGCCGATGCGGTGACTCCCAAGCAAGAAGCGGCTCAACTGGAGGAGCAACAGGACGATCTGGTTCGCCAGCGCGTGCAGGCCCGAGCGGCCCTCAAACGCTGGATAGGCTCCGCCGCCAACGACAAGCCTGTGGGCAGCTTGCCTCAATGGCCTGTCGATCCATCAAGCTACGCCCATAAACTGCAACACCATCCCGAGTTGGCAGCGTTTGCGCCGATGACCCGTGAAGCGCAAGCCAAGGTTCGTGAAGCCGTGTCGGAGAAGCAGTCGGACTGGAGCTGGGAACTGGATTACCAGCGTCGTGGCCGTGAGTTTGGCGACATGGTAAGTGTGCAATTTTCCTGGGATCTGCCACTGTTTCCTGACTCCCGGCAAAACCCCAAAATCGCGGCCAAACAGGCTGAACTCAGCCAGCTTGAGGCCGAGCGCGAAGCTCTGTCTCGCGAGCACACCCAGCAACTGGAAAACGAACTGGCTGACTATGAGCGCCTGAATCGTGCCGTGCGCCGAAACCAGGAAAGCCTGTTGCCGCTGGCCAAGGAAAAGGTCGAACTCAGCATGGCGAGTTATCGCGCCGGCAAAGGCGATTTGAACGCCGTTGTTGCCGCCCGACGTGAACTCATCGAGGCCCGGCTGAAACAGATCGATGTGGAAGAGCAGCGAGCACTGACCAGTGCGCGTCTGTATTTTGCTTATGGGGAGTCCAGCCAATGA
- a CDS encoding DUF6691 family protein: MLKLTAFFAGLIFGLGLLLAGMANPAKVLAFLDVAGAWDPSLALVMGGAIAVAFIPLNWARKNKQSVLGARMQLPVKRELDARLIGGSLVFGIGWGIAGICPGPAVAILLTGRWQIIIFVLAMLTGMYLFSALESRRTH; this comes from the coding sequence ATGCTCAAGTTGACCGCATTTTTTGCAGGGTTGATCTTTGGCTTGGGTCTACTCCTGGCAGGCATGGCAAACCCTGCCAAGGTGTTGGCTTTTCTTGATGTAGCCGGGGCTTGGGATCCGTCACTTGCTCTGGTGATGGGAGGGGCCATCGCAGTGGCGTTTATCCCCCTCAATTGGGCGCGCAAAAACAAGCAATCCGTTCTTGGTGCTCGCATGCAGTTACCAGTGAAAAGAGAATTGGACGCCCGCTTGATTGGTGGCAGTCTGGTGTTCGGCATAGGTTGGGGAATTGCGGGAATCTGCCCTGGGCCAGCCGTCGCTATTCTGCTTACGGGGCGCTGGCAAATCATCATTTTCGTATTGGCCATGTTGACCGGCATGTATTTGTTCTCTGCCCTGGAAAGCCGACGCACGCATTGA
- a CDS encoding Tn3 family transposase, whose translation MPRRSILSASERETLLALPESQDDLIRYYTFNESDLSLIRQRRGDANRLGFAVQLCLLRYPGYALSSDSVLPDPVIEWVARQVQAAPESWAKYGERDVTRREHAQELRTYLGLLPFGLSDFRALVRELTNLAQQTDKGLLLAGQALESLRQQRRILPTLTVIDRACSEAVARANRRIYRALIEPLSQQHRNKLDELLTIKTGSNSTWLTWLRQSPLKPNSRHMMEHIERLKIFQLVALPEGLDRHIHQNRLLKLAREGGQMTPQDLGKFENERRYATLVAVVLESTATVTDELVDLHDRILVKLFSSAKNKHQQQFQKQGKAINDKVRLYSKIGQALLEAKTTGGDPFAAIEAVIPWDEFAQSVTDAELLARPETFDHLHLVSENFNTLRRYTPAFLEVLQLRAAPAAQRVLDAIQQLREMNADNLRKVPSDAPTAFIKPRWKPLVITPEGIDRRFYEICALSELKNALRSGDIWVKGSRQFRDFEDYLLPPAKFAALKKEQALPLATNPNSDQYLEERLQLLEQQLATVAKLAKDNELPDAILTESGLKITPLDAAVPVTAQALIDKTSQLLPRIKITELLMDVDEWTGFTRHFTHLKDGAQAKDRTLLLSAILGDAINIGLTKMAESSPGMTYAKLSWLQAWHIRDETYSAALAELVNNQFNHTFAANWGDGTTSSSDGQRFRAGGRGESTGHVNPKYGNEPGRLFYTHISDQYAPFSTRVVNVGVRDSTYVLDGLLYHESDLRIEEHYTDTAGFTDHVFALMHLLGFRFAPRIRDLGETKLYVPQSVQDYPTLRPMIGGTLNIKHVRAHWDEILRLAASIKQGTVTASLMLRKLGSYPRQNGLAVALRELGRIERTLFILDWLQSVELRRRVHAGLNKGEARNALARAVFFNRLGEIRDRSFEQQRYRASGLNLVTAAIVLWNTVYLERATQGLTDAGKPVNTDMYQYLSPLGWEHINLTGDYVWRQSRKLEEGKFRPLRQLGKP comes from the coding sequence ATGCCCCGTCGCTCGATACTCTCGGCTTCTGAGCGCGAGACTTTGCTTGCGCTGCCGGAAAGCCAGGACGATCTGATCCGCTATTACACCTTCAACGAGTCCGACCTGTCGCTGATCCGTCAGCGACGGGGTGATGCCAATCGTCTCGGCTTTGCCGTGCAACTCTGCCTGCTGCGCTACCCCGGTTACGCGCTGTCCAGCGACAGCGTGCTGCCAGATCCGGTCATTGAGTGGGTGGCACGACAGGTTCAGGCTGCGCCCGAAAGCTGGGCGAAGTACGGTGAGCGCGATGTCACCCGCCGTGAACATGCCCAGGAGTTGCGAACCTACCTGGGCTTGTTGCCGTTCGGGCTGTCAGACTTTCGCGCCCTGGTACGTGAGCTGACCAACCTTGCCCAGCAGACCGACAAAGGTTTGTTACTGGCTGGGCAGGCTCTGGAGAGTCTGCGTCAGCAACGGCGGATTTTGCCGACCCTGACGGTGATCGACCGGGCCTGCTCCGAAGCAGTGGCGCGAGCGAACCGGAGGATCTACCGTGCTTTGATCGAGCCGCTAAGCCAGCAGCATCGCAACAAACTCGACGAACTGCTGACCATCAAGACAGGCAGCAATAGTACCTGGTTGACCTGGCTACGGCAGTCACCGTTGAAACCGAATTCGCGGCACATGATGGAGCACATCGAGCGGCTGAAGATTTTTCAACTGGTGGCCCTGCCCGAAGGGCTCGACCGGCATATCCACCAGAACCGCTTGCTCAAGCTTGCCCGCGAAGGTGGGCAGATGACGCCGCAGGATCTTGGCAAGTTCGAGAACGAACGGCGCTACGCCACCTTGGTTGCCGTGGTGCTGGAAAGCACCGCGACAGTGACCGATGAACTGGTGGATCTACACGACCGCATCCTAGTCAAGCTGTTCAGCAGCGCCAAGAACAAGCATCAGCAGCAATTTCAGAAACAGGGCAAGGCGATCAACGACAAGGTTCGCTTGTACTCGAAGATAGGTCAGGCCTTGCTGGAGGCCAAAACTACCGGTGGCGATCCGTTCGCCGCCATCGAGGCGGTCATCCCCTGGGACGAATTCGCCCAGAGTGTGACCGACGCCGAGCTACTGGCCCGTCCCGAAACCTTCGACCATTTGCACCTGGTCAGCGAAAACTTCAATACTCTGCGCCGCTACACTCCAGCCTTTCTGGAGGTGCTTCAACTCCGGGCCGCACCGGCAGCTCAACGTGTGCTGGATGCCATCCAGCAGCTGCGCGAGATGAACGCAGACAACCTGCGCAAGGTGCCATCGGACGCACCAACTGCGTTCATCAAGCCGCGCTGGAAACCGCTGGTGATCACGCCGGAAGGCATTGACCGGCGTTTTTACGAAATCTGCGCCTTGTCTGAACTGAAAAACGCGCTGCGTTCCGGCGACATTTGGGTCAAGGGCTCACGGCAGTTTCGTGACTTTGAAGATTACCTGCTGCCGCCCGCGAAGTTTGCCGCGCTCAAGAAGGAACAGGCGCTGCCATTGGCGACCAATCCCAACAGCGACCAGTACCTAGAGGAGCGCTTGCAGCTGCTAGAGCAGCAACTGGCGACCGTCGCCAAGCTGGCCAAGGACAATGAACTCCCCGACGCGATCCTCACAGAGTCCGGACTGAAGATCACGCCGCTGGATGCGGCAGTACCGGTCACCGCCCAGGCGCTGATCGACAAGACCAGTCAGCTACTACCGCGCATCAAGATTACCGAGCTGCTGATGGACGTGGATGAGTGGACAGGATTCACCCGTCACTTTACCCACCTGAAGGATGGTGCTCAGGCCAAGGATCGAACGCTGTTACTGTCAGCAATCCTTGGTGACGCCATCAACATTGGGCTGACGAAAATGGCCGAGTCGAGTCCGGGTATGACCTACGCCAAGCTGTCTTGGCTGCAAGCCTGGCACATCCGTGACGAAACCTACTCGGCGGCTCTGGCTGAATTGGTCAACAATCAGTTCAACCACACCTTTGCGGCCAACTGGGGAGACGGCACCACCTCATCCTCCGATGGCCAGCGCTTCCGTGCAGGCGGTCGAGGCGAAAGCACCGGGCACGTCAACCCGAAATACGGCAACGAACCAGGGCGGCTGTTCTATACCCATATCTCCGATCAGTACGCGCCGTTCAGTACCCGAGTGGTGAATGTCGGAGTGCGGGATTCGACCTATGTGCTCGATGGTCTGCTGTATCACGAGTCGGATCTGCGGATCGAGGAGCACTACACCGACACGGCTGGCTTCACCGATCATGTCTTCGCCCTGATGCATCTGCTGGGCTTTCGTTTTGCCCCGCGCATCCGCGACCTGGGCGAAACCAAACTGTATGTCCCGCAGAGCGTACAGGACTACCCGACGCTGCGCCCAATGATCGGCGGCACGCTGAACATTAAGCACGTCCGCGCTCACTGGGACGAGATTCTGCGTCTGGCCGCGTCGATCAAACAGGGCACCGTCACTGCCTCGTTGATGCTGCGCAAGCTGGGCAGCTATCCACGTCAGAACGGCCTGGCCGTGGCCCTGCGGGAGCTGGGCCGGATCGAGCGCACGCTGTTTATCCTCGACTGGCTGCAAAGTGTCGAGTTGCGTCGTCGCGTGCACGCTGGATTGAACAAGGGCGAGGCGCGCAATGCCCTGGCCAGGGCGGTGTTCTTCAACCGCCTTGGTGAAATCAGGGATCGCAGCTTCGAACAGCAGCGCTATAGGGCCAGCGGACTGAACTTGGTGACCGCCGCTATCGTGCTGTGGAACACCGTCTACCTGGAGCGGGCAACCCAAGGGCTGACTGACGCCGGAAAGCCGGTGAATACCGATATGTATCAATATCTGTCGCCGCTGGGCTGGGAGCACATTAACCTGACCGGCGATTACGTCTGGCGGCAGAGCCGCAAGCTGGAGGAAGGGAAATTCAGGCCGTTACGACAGCTCGGAAAGCCTTAG
- a CDS encoding type II toxin-antitoxin system RelE/ParE family toxin: MADTLPLQGASLGYVDELTAAPTTLLTNPRIGERLEEFEPRDVRRIQIGQYEMRYEIVDSTIYLLRLWHTREDR; encoded by the coding sequence ATAGCCGATACGTTGCCCCTGCAAGGGGCCTCCCTAGGCTATGTAGATGAACTTACAGCAGCACCTACCACGCTGCTGACCAATCCGCGCATTGGCGAACGACTAGAAGAGTTCGAACCAAGGGATGTACGCCGAATTCAGATCGGCCAATACGAGATGCGTTACGAGATAGTGGATTCCACTATCTACCTGCTGCGCCTGTGGCACACCCGCGAAGACCGATAG
- a CDS encoding type II toxin-antitoxin system RelB/DinJ family antitoxin, with the protein MASINVRVDDDLKNRAYRELERLGVTPSELMRQALQYVAERGQLPFRPVLMTEEDETLINTVRERLASPQRVKVTLDDL; encoded by the coding sequence ATGGCCTCAATCAATGTCCGTGTGGATGATGATCTCAAAAACCGCGCTTACCGCGAATTGGAACGTTTGGGTGTGACACCGTCTGAACTCATGCGCCAAGCGTTGCAATACGTTGCTGAGCGCGGCCAGCTTCCCTTCAGGCCTGTACTCATGACAGAAGAGGATGAAACCCTCATAAACACCGTACGCGAGCGATTGGCTTCACCGCAGCGCGTTAAGGTGACGTTGGATGACCTATAG
- a CDS encoding type II toxin-antitoxin system RelE family toxin, which yields MTYSLEFDQRALKEWHKLGDTIRQQFKKKLAEILENPRIEASRLRELPDCYKVKLRSAGYRLIYQVIDQEVVVFVVAIDKREKEAAYRKASERLK from the coding sequence ATGACCTATAGCCTTGAATTTGACCAACGTGCACTGAAAGAATGGCACAAGCTGGGAGATACGATCCGGCAGCAATTCAAGAAAAAGCTGGCTGAAATTCTGGAGAATCCCCGCATCGAGGCCAGCCGCTTACGCGAGCTGCCAGATTGCTACAAAGTAAAGCTGCGCAGCGCTGGCTATCGTCTGATCTACCAGGTGATCGACCAAGAGGTTGTGGTGTTCGTGGTCGCGATTGATAAACGTGAAAAGGAAGCCGCGTATCGAAAAGCATCAGAACGGCTTAAATGA
- a CDS encoding tyrosine-type recombinase/integrase: MAKLTQSFLRSVETPGSYHDERGLILRVSVNGTKNWVLRYQLNNRRHDLGLGSFPTVSLKAARLAVDTYRLDLSQGIDPLTKRASLQYEQALITRASVTFRHEAERYISTHRQSWKNVRHVQQWSNSLRDHVYPLLGEMPVGSIKTEHVLDVLIPIWTRIPETAFRLRNRIELVLDAAKARMLREGENPARWRGHLDKLLPRQKRAKVPFSAMPAERLGPFIRQLDSLESTAARACELLIYTACRSNEVCDARWSEFDFAAGIWTIDAARMKAGKVHRVPLSAGAIQTLEQQQGKHPIYVFPNARRTGSLPGNAIRRVMDELQAGEYVPHGFRSTFRTWSAEHTNFPREICEMALAHSLENKVEAAYNRGDLLDKRRQLMNEWATLISVGAMISFNHQAEKS, from the coding sequence ATGGCCAAATTGACTCAATCCTTTCTCCGCTCAGTTGAAACCCCAGGTAGTTATCATGATGAACGGGGGCTCATTCTGCGCGTTAGCGTTAATGGCACCAAGAATTGGGTCTTGCGTTATCAGCTCAACAACCGACGTCATGATTTAGGATTGGGATCCTTCCCGACGGTTTCGTTGAAGGCTGCGCGACTGGCGGTCGACACCTATAGACTGGACCTTTCACAGGGTATTGATCCACTCACTAAACGGGCATCGCTGCAGTACGAGCAGGCCCTGATAACGCGCGCGTCAGTGACGTTTCGCCACGAAGCTGAGCGGTATATCAGTACCCATCGTCAAAGCTGGAAAAACGTTAGGCACGTACAGCAATGGTCGAACTCTCTGCGCGATCATGTGTATCCATTGCTAGGGGAAATGCCTGTAGGCAGCATCAAAACCGAGCATGTGCTCGATGTACTCATACCGATCTGGACCCGCATTCCGGAAACAGCCTTTCGCCTGCGAAATCGTATTGAATTAGTGCTTGATGCAGCCAAAGCCAGGATGTTGCGCGAAGGAGAAAATCCAGCTCGATGGAGAGGCCATCTCGATAAACTGCTGCCACGTCAAAAACGCGCAAAAGTACCTTTCAGTGCCATGCCCGCAGAGCGGTTAGGTCCGTTTATTCGGCAACTCGACAGCCTGGAGAGCACGGCCGCACGTGCGTGCGAGCTTCTGATCTATACAGCTTGCCGGAGCAATGAAGTGTGCGATGCTCGCTGGTCTGAGTTCGATTTCGCGGCAGGTATATGGACGATTGATGCAGCAAGAATGAAAGCAGGAAAGGTCCACCGTGTGCCGCTGTCAGCAGGCGCTATTCAGACCCTGGAGCAACAGCAAGGCAAACATCCCATCTATGTCTTCCCCAACGCCAGACGCACCGGCAGTTTACCCGGGAACGCTATTCGCCGCGTCATGGATGAGCTACAGGCTGGAGAATACGTTCCCCATGGCTTTCGCTCTACCTTCCGCACCTGGTCTGCCGAGCATACAAATTTCCCGAGAGAGATTTGTGAAATGGCGCTTGCTCACTCCTTGGAAAACAAAGTAGAAGCGGCGTATAACCGCGGCGATCTTTTAGATAAGCGTCGGCAATTGATGAATGAGTGGGCGACCCTTATCAGCGTTGGCGCAATGATTAGCTTTAATCATCAGGCAGAAAAAAGTTGA